AACACCTACGGAACCAAGGGATACGAAACAATCACCAGACCATATGGCTCAGCGCGCGAATAAATAACGaaagttcttcttccattgtgGAACATGGAAGAAAGAGAATCTGAGAGCACCAGCGTTGCTTCTCGAAAAGCCTGGTTTACCACAAACTAATTTTGGACAAAATACGAAGCGATTTTGATCCTTTTCTCATAGTTTATTATGTCACTCGCAGTAGTAACAATTGCCGCGCTTCCCACTTTCACTCGAAATTTTGGTGAGTAAAGTTTCCCCTAATTTCGTAGCTAGACCTGCTCAGATATATCTGGAACCATGTCAGCAATCGGATCCGCAACCAAGGTCGCCGCAACGGCAGCGGCTGCGGCAGTCTGCTCATCCGTTGTTTGCACTACCGTGTCTACTGGATGGGAGGTTACAGACGCATCCACTACAGCCGCTGCTGCCGCAACCGCTTCATCGGTAACTTCCTTCGTACCATCAATCAACACAGTCGCACTTTCGGAAGGCGGCGGAGGAGGCATCTTTGCCTTCTGTTCAGCCTGCGTCGGTTCAAGGAATATCTCAGGGTGATCCTTGATCTTCCATTCACTGTTCTTGTCCCAGTCGAAGCCGCGTTGCTCCGCTCGAAAATGCATTCGAGCATACTTTTCGCGAACCTTTACGTGGATGCCAAGTTCTTTGGCAACCGTAATCCAGTTTACTTTCTGATTATGTTCCTTGGCGATGGCATTGTACTTTGCCCAAAGGTTTTTGGAATGTGTCACGATCGAGTCCAAATCACCAGCTGATGATACGACGATGGCAGAACGAGCTTTTTTTATTGGCATATCAAGAGAGTCATGATGCTGTTGCACTTGATGACTAGTTGGGGTCGAGAGAGCAGCGttggcagctgctttagcGGCTGCTGCACCACGGGTAATCTCAATTGGGACGCGATTGGACGCGACAAGCTCCGCCGCCCGTTTGAGAGCTGCTTCCTTCTGCTCATTTGCAAACTTTTCGCGATGCATCCGGATATCTAGTTTCTTACGCCTCCTTTCTTCACGAGACGCCTCCCGCGATGCACGCTCAGCGGCCTTGCGCACAGCTTGAGCTTCTCGTTCACGGGCCTTGACCTCCTTTCGTTCCATCGAAACGCGACGTTGTTCTCTTTTCATATTCTGACGTCGTTCATTCTCTAAGGCCTTTTCTGCATCCTTGGCAAGGCGGTGAGCCTTCGACACCTCTGAGACTTGCTTCTTAGATAGTTTTGACATGTCGGTTGTAGCCGCGGCTGCGGCAGCAGCTGCCGCTGCAGCCGCATTGTGGTCCATATATGCTGGTAAGGGGACGAAGCCGTTTGCAGCAGAGAGGTTGACGCCAGCAGCGGCCGCAGCTGCCAGGGTAGCGGGATCGGCTGAGGAAAGGTCCTCAAAACTATCAGAATCATCGACAAGAACTCCTCGGATATTGTACAACGAGCAAAACCGTTCGACCTGGGCAACAATGTAGCTTTTATCGAACTCATCCTCGATTCCCAGAATACGCCAAAAGTCTACCGTAGGTTGCGAGGAACTTCCATCCATCCCTGCGTCTTTCGGAGGTATGGACAATCTGCAAAGAAGCTGCGAAGTCAGTAAACCCTTTAGATACGGCTTGTAGTCCAAGCATTTCGCGTCAGAAGTTTCCACCAAAACTTCGTTTTCAGCTGCCCAATCTTTGCACAGCAACTTTAACCATTCAGAGGGGGGCTTGATAGCTTTTCTCATCTTACAAACAAAGGTAGAGGAAATCAACGGTTAGTTGGTTTGAAAACCCGGAGGACAGGCGACGTCTGCTTCTGTGGAATTCTCAAACCCCGATTTAATAGTGAGATCAAATCCAGTAGCGCACAGTGAATTCTGTGCACATCAGTAGAGATTCTACGGGGAGGAATCAAGTGTGTAGGAACTCGTAGCTCATTCTACGAGAAGTTGTCCGAGATTCTCTCGGAGCAGGTTGGGTTATCAGCGCGTATGTACTTTGCCGTACAAATAGTACTGGATTGTACGTCAACAAATACGATCTCAACAACAAAACCCGAGTTCCGGAATCGACGATGCGTTGCAACGACGGCGTCTTGATCGTCATGAAGGCAAGGTTCCGTCGACGTTTCTGTTCCATATTTCTCACCTCAATCTTTTCATGTTTCGAAGGCTCGTGATCGAAGAAGTCTGACGGGGTCGCCCCGACGTCTTCCAACTCATTTTCTTCTCCATCGTCGGACATGGTGATAATTGGCCTTGCTCACACTTTCTTCTTGAAAAGTGCTTCGGCAGTATTGCAAACTAACAGATTTGACAGCATTTTGAGTCTAAATAAGTCCCTTTTTGAAAATTCTCGAAGCGCCAGGCGGGTTTAAGTTTGAATAACCCGGAATCAACTATGTCGTTGATGATCTAAAAAATATCGAGGTCGCAGTGACAGGAAGGATAACTTCTAACAGCAATGGCTCCTTCGTCCCTCGTGTTGAGGCTATCCCACGGATCGATTACAGGATTGTAAGCAGAGTCAATTTGTCTGGAAATTCCATACGCCTTCATACCAGAAATGGAGCTGTGAACTCCAGTGAATGAGAGTTTCTCATTATGACACACCGGTAGCCTCAATTTTTTCAGCAGATAAGCTTCTCGGAGAGGTGTAGACAGACCTGTGAAATTGTAAGAAAATGTACACACGGAAATGCGAGGATAATGGAATATCATAAGTCTCACACTATGTTGACTGTCAGTGAAAGAGCAAGTCCGAATGCTGACCTTGACGAGCTTGCCGATATCGGAGCAGGCCATGGTCACATTATTTCAAGCAACCTTAGAAAGGTCACATATCATAGTTAGCTCGACTTCTGAATTCACCAAAGAATTTATTTCGTGGCACAATCCTCGTTCTCATCTCAcgtgatgatgccattcacGATTGAACAGTATACGACATGGCAATAGCACAGACGAAGAGAATAAGGCACGGGATGCTAATTGTAAAACACGATCTAACTTGTGACACCTTTCGCGACCTCGcaaaccaaaaaaatttcACGGGTATTACGTTTAGTTGGTAGCTAATCCTTGGTCGAAACATAGCAAACACCTGATCTCTCTTTCTTGATGTGACGTTCACACAAATTCGTTGGTGGTTCTTTCTGTTTCGTTCGATTTTTATGCTGATTGGACTTCCCAGATGTGCACTTCATGGATACCGAAAGGCCAATCTTTCGCAGAAATTGCGATCAAAGTAATTCTTCGTTTGGTCGTAATGATGCTCGGACTAGTCCTGATGCCCAGCATGGTCATGATCTCCGATCCGGGCACGTATGCCAGTGGCTTTGTGTCTATGTTTATGATGATTCAAGCATTCGTCCTATTCCTTTCCGGCCTGACTGGATCTCTCACCTTGTTCATGCTCTTTATGGCAAGCTTGTTCAGTTTCTTTTTGACAGATTTCTTTGGTACCGTGTTCGGGGGCAATGAGGGATTCTTAAATTTTCGGTCAGAATGGTTGTTGCTGGCGACCTTTCTCACCATAAATATTGTCTTCTTTGCCCTAATCTTGGTTGGACCGCGAGCGCTGGTGAGTCCACGAGGATCGCTTGTCGATCAAGAAGATCAAGAACTAGACAACGCCACAGACAAAATTTCGCTTGTTGCAATCTGAAGGAAGAGGGAACTCCACACAAGCGTTCCATTTTTATCAAGTATTTGACAATGTGCAATGAGTTGGCTTTGTATATGTCTTTACATTAGCCCTGTTTCATGCGTATATATTTTCTATTACGATAACGACGACCATGTCTCTGTCCGAGGTGTCAAGAGCATAGCTTGGAATGGAGCCCAAGCGTCCGAGCTATTGGAGCCTTCTTGATGGTAGACACTCGGCAAACCTTGACCTAAAGCTGGCATGTCAAGGTATGGTTTTTTCTCGTTTCGGATTTTCCGTCGAGCAGACACTACCTAACAAGAGCTAGACTATTATCAGAACAGCCACCTGCAAGAAGAACTGACATTAACACTGCGTAGATATTTAGTCTCACCACGGGCATTCATATTCGTGACGGTTGTCTTTCTCCTCTCGGTGcctttgcttctttttggattgccTTTTCGTCGGGGAGAGCGAGGGTCTTTTCAACTCTTCTGTCTTGGATGGTGTCCCTCCTGTTTCAGTCGCTGAAGCTTTCCCGTTCTCTTGTAGCAGATGCTCCAGAAACGGAGCAGCACGGTTGCGTGGAAGGCGTTCGTCCATCGGAATGTGACGGTACtccacttcttcgtcttgatcattttcgtcttccgcggCGAATACAATTGCACAGGTTTGCGATCGTTTCCACACGCTCAGCGTATCGCGTACGTGTAACCAGTTGGGCAACTGCATTTCCAGTACGCAGTGGAACTGCGCAGcgagttgttgttggaactcTGGGCTGGACGAGCGGCCCCACGGAGCTTGCTCCATGGAAAGCGTGTCACCGTACAGTTCCCCCACGTGAATCACGTACTCTCCACTGAAATACTTCAAACATTCGGCAGCCATGGACACCGACTCGTCCCGTCCCTCTTGtacgtcttcgtcggcataGCAGAGAAAGAGCGTCCGACCCTTGTTTTCCGGCTGCGCGAGCACCGAAGGTCCGCCCCGACGCACCGGGAACGAACcggcgttggcggcggacACTGTGGCTGCCGCCAAAATCGTCCCTCCCCGATTCGGATGCATATCGTAGCCCACCACATCGATTCCCGCTTGTCGCGCCAGTCGACACCAGTACGCGTTGGCCCCGCAGCCAATCTCGACGATTGGAGCCAAGTGACGCAAAACATTCAAAGCGGGTTGACTCGGGATCGCCCAACTGCATCGATTGACACAAAGTTCCCCCTCATCTGCTTGTTCCATCCAAATAGCCCCGCGCCGTTCCGGATCCAGTGTGGGCGCAAAGAAACCGTCGCGCTCGTCCGCCGCGAGCGACGTGAGAAAGGTGTCGACCGCTGTCCCCAACGGATTGGGATCGGCCGATTGTGCTCCCACCGCGGAAGCATCCGGCAAGCTCCGCTTACGAGCTTTCTTCGCTTTGGCCATACGAGTAATTGCGCTTCTTCAGCCGTCCGTGTTCGCAAAGGGTGAATGGCGACAACAAAGGTAGTCTATCCTTGCGATTGGTGCCGTACGGATCTGCTAAATCGTGGAAAATGGCACACCGTATCATTGCAGTCTGTCCTAGAACAGTTGCGAATCTTGCGAGCGAGTGAGGATCGGATATAGGGTTTAATTGCGGAGGAAGGCCTTTTCCGCAAGCCACGATTCGCTTGTCCGTGTCTGGCGACACGAATGACAATACATTTTCAACGTGTTCGTGGTGGAACGACCACGGAGAATTCCAACGGCGCGACATTTTCGCGAACGCACGTCCTCGCGTGGTCCAAAATATCAGCCAGTCCAACCCCGAAATTgtcacacacacaatcccGTAATTTCGCGTTCGCTTCCGAGAAACAGCCACACAAGAACCCCACGCGTGCTACTCTCTCTGGAACGGCACCCCATACACAAAGCAACACCACTCTCTGGGGTACTACTATCGCCCACCGAGGTTCCAATTCGTTCACCATGTCCATGGCTGCGGGATCCAAGATACATTTCGAAGCAGGGAGCTGGTTGGAAGCCGTCTACGATGTCTACATTGGCACGGTTGTTGGCGCCGCACACTCGTGTTACATTGTCGGCAAATGGTGGTACGTGCACGTCCTCGTGCCGCTCGCCACAGCCTTTGGCGTCCAACTCGCTGCCGACAAAGAAGTCGTCTCTAAAGACGGAGAAAAGACGCTGAAAGTCGTCGCTGTAGGATACGGAAGGACTGGAACGGTACGTTCGCTCAGAGACCCCCGTTTCTCCCATTGTCCCCCACCTCGAAAATTGGGCCGGCTTGGGACCATTTGGTATTATCTAGAGGGGCTGAACGTTATTTTATGTCAACCCGACATGAAATTTCGGTTACATATCGAATTCTATGTCGTACCTTCATCCAGGCGTTAAACAAAAATATTGTTCCTTTCCTATTCTTTGGTGCTCGATGCTGTATAAATACTAACGATATATATCTAATTCGGTTTTTCTGCTTCTGCACAGTATTCCTTGACCCTGGCCTTGGAAGAGCTGGGATACCCAACCTTGCACACTCAACACTTGTACGAACACGAGGCTCTTCTTTCCATGTGGGTGGAACGCATCTTTTTGCCTTCGATCCAGCAGGGCAAAGCCATCATGGGCAAACCGGACCTGCAAATGATTACCGACTTTGGCTACCAGGCGACGGCCGATTTGCCCATGGCGCTTTATTTTGACCAAGTTATGGAAGAGTTCCCGGATTGCAAATTCATTTTGACGACCCGCGAAAATTCGGAAGTTTGGTTCCGGTCCTGGGAGACGCTCACCAAGAGCATATCGCAACCGACACATTTCGGaggattcttcttttcgtcggtCCGCAAATATTGGCACTACCTGCGATGGCTGTACGCGGTAGTAAATAAGGACGATTCGTTCTTAACACGACCGTTCCCGCTGCCGGAACAGAACAAACTCACCGCCATTGCCAGTTACGAAGAGCACAATAGGAGAATTCGGCAGGTCGTACCGCCGGAACGATTGTTGGAGTACAACGTGAAACAGGGGTGGGAGCCTCTATGCGAGTTTATGGAGATTACCGATTGTCCACAGactccttttccaaaaaccaaCTCGGCCCGATCGGTCCAAGTCCAAGCCGTGTCGGCCTTTTTGTTTCCCTTAATGGTTGCCTTGTTCTGCATCTTTTTCGCCTTTGCCAAGACCTTTCAGCGCCTGACGGGTATGACGGTTATGCAGTGGGCGCAGTACAAGTCCCGAGAACTCATGGTGGCGTTGCGGCGAGTGTTATTGGGCGACAAGTCCACGCCGTTGTGGGATACCAGTCCGCGGGCGTCCCCGCGCAAAACAGCCTAATGCGACGGGCGTTTGTTTCATCGGGCTTTTTTGGAGTTTATCCATTTTCCTCTGGTATTTGTGAACGTGTTTTCTGTGTGTATGTGTCTGGCTCTGCCTCTACCGAATTGCCCTAGAGAGAGTAGTAAACGATAGAGCAAAAAAGGATATTGTTTCCGCTACACCGAAAGGATCCGTTGCTGACAGTTAGACAGTGGTTTTAGGGCTGTGTGCATGGGTCGAGTGTTCGACTACCAGGGCTCGTACTCTACTAGAAATAGTACTACGGGGTGTGTCTCTAAGCCTTTTGGATCTCTACTCTTTTTTGACTATTCCTACCTCCGCCGGTCGCAGGACGCGTTTGTTGAGCAGAAAGCCATCCTTCACGACTTGTCCTACGGTCCCCGGCTCCTTGTCCGGATCCACGTATTCGTACAGGGCTTCGTGCCGATTGGGATCAAAGGCCTCACCGGCTTGGCCGAACTTGACCAAACCGTTGCTTTCGAAAGCCTTCAGAAGCCCCCGTTCCGTCATGGCGATGCCTTCGTACAGATTGTGCAAGACGTGGTTCGATTCCTGCTGATCGACCCGAGCGTCTTCCGGCACAGCTTCCATGGCGCGTGTGAGATTGTCGGAAACGTCCAACAAACTCTTGGCGAACGATTTGATCGCGTAGAGCTTCCCGTTTTCCACATCCCGTTTGGCAATGGAGCGGGTATTTTCCTGTTCGGCTAGACTGCGGAGCAACTGATCCTTGAGCTGCTGGACTTGTGCTTCGAGTTGTTCTTCCCGGGACGGCGCTGCCACGGGTTCGGCTTCCACTTCTTCTGCCGTCGTCGCATCGGTGGCGGCCTCGTCGGTGGGCGGGTCGACCGGTGGATCCGTCCGGTCACTCAGCCATCGGCCGCCGTGGGTACGGAACGGCACCGATTCGGGAACGACGACTCCCGCACGCGGGGGTTTCCACACACCGCACGGAAGCCGGGCGGTGGTGCGTCGGATTaatccaacgacgacgagacgaCTCGTCATATGATGCAATGAAGTTCggaaaagagaaggaagGAGCAGGGTGTGGCGCGTCGGCCAATCTCGTTTTATGGTGGGTGGGAAAGGCTGTGGGACCAATCGATCTCGATCCATTTTCTGCACGACAGAAAGGCGAATGACGCAAACAACGGAAGGTGGTGGAAggacttcacagtcagcgcgCGGACACACGGGTCGGGGTACGCAACCATCGCTCGACGATGGACAGACGCCCAAAAATCACAGTTCACTTACAGTAAAATAAGTCACCCTTAGATTACAGAGTCTGTGTATGAGTTTACGGCGTGTCGCGCAGTTTTTCGCGCACAACGGTCTGGTCGACAGCCCGACTGAGCGGCACCGTAATCGATTTGGAAATATTGAAATAatgtttcgcgcgatagcGTGAGGTAAAAATCATCTTTCCGAAAATAAGTTCCAATTTGATCACAAAAACAAGTGTAAAATTTTACAAAATCATATCGGCATTCTGATTGGCCGGAGGCCCAGGGAATCCGGGACACCTGCGACAGACCCCGAAAATCGATCAATCGGTTGAACAATGTCGTGTGTTCTCCGTGACTAGTTTCGCGACAGCCTTCCCGATTCGAAGAGGGAGGCGACCGAGGCGCACAACACCGATAGTTTGAACGGACTACTGTCGCGTGCCATACTGTTTGTAAGTATCTGCCTTCGCGATGCTCTCCGGCTTTGGCGGTCTCCCCGCGCGAATTGGCGTGGCGTTTTTACTGCGTTTTTTGGACCGGATCTCCTCACTTTTTCAATCGTCGAGAGAACCAaactgattgtgaaaaaTAGACGTCCTGCTCCACctgttcgttttcttcctcgaAGGTACATGGAAAGTCCCCGTTCTTGGAATCCTAGTGATTCCACGCATCCTGCTCACTCCGCGACATCCGAACAGAGCATGAACGACTCTATCCATACGGTCATCGACCTAGTTTccgatggcgacgacgcttCGACGGATCAGGACCCCGCCATACACATCATGATCCCCGGAGCTCCCGTTCCTCTACCTAGGAGCCGATGGTTCCGCGGCGGTAGCTTCAACCCAGCACGTGATCGGATTGAGCAAGTTCGAGCTTTTGTCCGCCGGAATACTGGCACTGCCACCAATGGGCCGGTTTTCGACCGGACCCACCGGCTATACGTGTCCATTGATTTTTTCCTGAGGCGACCAATGGTAGACTTTCGAGGCTGCAAAAGGGCTCCTGGAAATCTCAAGTTGGGTGCTTCATTTCTCTCCTCCCCTGCAAACGGCCCAGATGTTGACAACTTGGTAAAATTCGTCCTTGACGCATTGAATGGGGTCCTATACCATGACGATCGGCAAGTGGTTGTCCTTGTTGCTCGAAAACTACGCGACAATGAAGGGACTTGTGAAGGCCGCACCCGATTGTCAGTGCGGAATGTACGAGAGCAAGATTTACGGTGAAGCTAGTGTATAGCGCCAATGTTTATAGCCTTTGCTCCAGTCCGCCGGTATTGGTGAAAATTAGCAAATGTATTAATTTCATTGAGATGGATTATACTAATATAAAAGAAAATTATGTATTTTAtccatttactgttaaaagTGGTATCATGCAGTAGTATCATGCAACTCATGCCCGAGAATCAAAGCCTCTCCTTAAGtagtgtcaacaacaactgGAAGTGTTTGTTTGGTCGCGGAGCCCCTCTTCTGAAGGCGGTTCTGGACCTTtaacttttctttttcctgtGACTTTTGCAGACAATTGTAGTTGCGAAGTTCCTCCTTCTTGCCTTTTTTACTAAGAATGGGGAATGGTGACGGATCCTGTGGCCCTTTTGGCCACTCGCTGGCATCAATTAGAAACATTGCTTTCTTGAACGGCGTCAAAGAC
This is a stretch of genomic DNA from Phaeodactylum tricornutum CCAP 1055/1 chromosome 17, whole genome shotgun sequence. It encodes these proteins:
- a CDS encoding predicted protein, which codes for MAKAKKARKRSLPDASAVGAQSADPNPLGTAVDTFLTSLAADERDGFFAPTLDPERRGAIWMEQADEGELCVNRCSWAIPSQPALNVLRHLAPIVEIGCGANAYWCRLARQAGIDVVGYDMHPNRGGTILAAATVSAANAGSFPVRRGGPSVLAQPENKGRTLFLCYADEDVQEGRDESVSMAAECLKYFSGEYVIHVGELYGDTLSMEQAPWGRSSSPEFQQQLAAQFHCVLEMQLPNWLHVRDTLSVWKRSQTCAIVFAAEDENDQDEEVEYRHIPMDERLPRNRAAPFLEHLLQENGKASATETGGTPSKTEELKRPSLSPTKRQSKKKQRHREEKDNRHEYECPW
- a CDS encoding predicted protein, producing the protein EEQLEAQVQQLKDQLLRSLAEQENTRSIAKRDVENGKLYAIKSFAKSLLDVSDNLTRAMEAVPEDARVDQQESNHVLHNLYEGIAMTERGLLKAFESNGLVKFGQAGEAFDPNRHEALYEYVDPDKEPGTVGQVVKDGFLLNKRVLRPAEVGIVKKE
- a CDS encoding predicted protein, producing MSMAAGSKIHFEAGSWLEAVYDVYIGTVVGAAHSCYIVGKWWYVHVLVPLATAFGVQLAADKEVVSKDGEKTLKVVAVGYGRTGTYSLTLALEELGYPTLHTQHLYEHEALLSMWVERIFLPSIQQGKAIMGKPDLQMITDFGYQATADLPMALYFDQVMEEFPDCKFILTTRENSEVWFRSWETLTKSISQPTHFGGFFFSSVRKYWHYLRWLYAVVNKDDSFLTRPFPLPEQNKLTAIASYEEHNRRIRQVVPPERLLEYNVKQGWEPLCEFMEITDCPQTPFPKTNSARSVQVQAVSAFLFPLMVALFCIFFAFAKTFQRLTGMTVMQWAQYKSRELMVALRRVLLGDKSTPLWDTSPRASPRKTA
- a CDS encoding predicted protein, translating into MSDDGEENELEDVGATPSDFFDHEPSKHEKIEMRKAIKPPSEWLKLLCKDWAAENEVLVETSDAKCLDYKPYLKGLLTSQLLCRLSIPPKDAGMDGSSSQPTVDFWRILGIEDEFDKSYIVAQVERFCSLYNIRGVLVDDSDSFEDLSSADPATLAAAAAAGVNLSAANGFVPLPAYMDHNAAAAAAAAAAAATTDMSKLSKKQVSEVSKAHRLAKDAEKALENERRQNMKREQRRVSMERKEVKAREREAQAVRKAAERASREASREERRRKKLDIRMHREKFANEQKEAALKRAAELVASNRVPIEITRGAAAAKAAANAALSTPTSHQVQQHHDSLDMPIKKARSAIVVSSAGDLDSIVTHSKNLWAKYNAIAKEHNQKVNWITVAKELGIHVKVREKYARMHFRAEQRGFDWDKNSEWKIKDHPEIFLEPTQAEQKAKMPPPPPSESATVLIDGTKEVTDEAVAAAAAVVDASVTSHPVDTVVQTTDEQTAAAAAVAATLVADPIADMVPDISEQV